In the genome of Magnolia sinica isolate HGM2019 chromosome 2, MsV1, whole genome shotgun sequence, one region contains:
- the LOC131236735 gene encoding putative 12-oxophytodienoate reductase 11 isoform X2 has product MSQIPLITPYKMGKFLLSHRVVLAPLTRQRSYGNVPQPHAILCYSQRTTKGGLLIAEATGISDTAQGYPETPGIWTKEQVEAWKPIVDAVHEKGFQPNGQAPISSTDKPLTPHLHASGVDVAEFSPPRRLRTDEIPQVVHDFRVAARNAIEAGFDGVEIHGAHGYLIDQFLKDQVNDRTDKYGGSLENRCRFALEVVEAVVDEIGADKVGIRLSPFSNYSESGDSNPEALGLYMAESLNKYGILYCHMVEPRMVTLGEKLETPQSLVPMRKAFKGTFIAAGGYGREDGNKAIASGYADLVAYGRLFLANPDLPRRFELNAPLNKYDRNTFYTLDPVVGYTDYPFLESTA; this is encoded by the exons ATGTCTCAAATTCCTCTCATAACTCCTTACAAGATGGGAAAATTCCTTCTTTCTCACAG AGTAGTTTTGGCACCATTGACGAGGCAAAGATCTTATGGAAATGTCCCTCAACCACATGCCATCTTGTGTTACTCTCAAAGAACCACCAAAGGGGGCCTTTTAATAGCTGAAGCCACTGGTATATCGGACACAGCTCAAGG GTACCCCGAGACACCTGGAATTTGGACGAAAGAGCAGGTGGAAGCCTGGAAACCTATTGTGGATGCTGTTCATGAGAAGG GATTTCAGCCCAACGGGCAAGCTCCCATCTCCTCAACTGACAAGCCACTGACACCTCATCTTCATGCCAGTGGTGTCGATGTTGCAGAGTTCTCACCTCCGCGGCGGTTAAGGACAGATGAAATTCCTCAAGTCGTCCACGATTTTAGAGTTGCTGCTAGGAATGCCATAGAAGCAG GTTTTGATGGAGTCGAGATACATGGAGCCCACGGCTACCTAATTGATCAGTTCCTGAAAGATCAAGTTAATGACAGAACCGACAAGTATGGTGGAAGCTTAGAGAACCGTTGCCGTTTTGCTCTAGAAGTAGTCGAGGCCGTCGTTGATGAGATTGGAGCTGATAAAGTCGGCATCAGGCTCTCTCCCTTTTCCAATTACAGCGAGTCTGGGGATTCAAACCCAGAAGCCCTCGGCCTTTACATGGCTGAATCACTAAACAAGTATGGAATCCTCTATTGCCACATGGTCGAGCCGAGGATGGTCACATTAGGTGAGAAGTTGGAAACTCCCCAGAGTCTTGTACCTATGAGAAAGGCTTTCAAGGGGACTTTCATAGCAGCCGGAGGCTATGGCAGAGAAGATGGGAACAAAGCTATTGCTAGCGGTTATGCAGACTTAGTTGCTTATGGCCGCTTGTTCCTGGCTAACCCTGATCTGCCTAGGAGATTTGAGCTTAATGCGCCTCTTAACAAGTATGACAGAAACACTTTCTATACACTTGATCCAGTTGTGGGGTACACCGACTACCCTTTTCTTGAGTCTACAGCCTAG
- the LOC131236735 gene encoding putative 12-oxophytodienoate reductase 11 isoform X4, translating into MSQIPLITPYKMGKFLLSHRYPETPGIWTKEQVEAWKPIVDAVHEKGFQPNGQAPISSTDKPLTPHLHASGVDVAEFSPPRRLRTDEIPQVVHDFRVAARNAIEAGFDGVEIHGAHGYLIDQFLKDQVNDRTDKYGGSLENRCRFALEVVEAVVDEIGADKVGIRLSPFSNYSESGDSNPEALGLYMAESLNKYGILYCHMVEPRMVTLGEKLETPQSLVPMRKAFKGTFIAAGGYGREDGNKAIASGYADLVAYGRLFLANPDLPRRFELNAPLNKYDRNTFYTLDPVVGYTDYPFLESTA; encoded by the exons ATGTCTCAAATTCCTCTCATAACTCCTTACAAGATGGGAAAATTCCTTCTTTCTCACAG GTACCCCGAGACACCTGGAATTTGGACGAAAGAGCAGGTGGAAGCCTGGAAACCTATTGTGGATGCTGTTCATGAGAAGG GATTTCAGCCCAACGGGCAAGCTCCCATCTCCTCAACTGACAAGCCACTGACACCTCATCTTCATGCCAGTGGTGTCGATGTTGCAGAGTTCTCACCTCCGCGGCGGTTAAGGACAGATGAAATTCCTCAAGTCGTCCACGATTTTAGAGTTGCTGCTAGGAATGCCATAGAAGCAG GTTTTGATGGAGTCGAGATACATGGAGCCCACGGCTACCTAATTGATCAGTTCCTGAAAGATCAAGTTAATGACAGAACCGACAAGTATGGTGGAAGCTTAGAGAACCGTTGCCGTTTTGCTCTAGAAGTAGTCGAGGCCGTCGTTGATGAGATTGGAGCTGATAAAGTCGGCATCAGGCTCTCTCCCTTTTCCAATTACAGCGAGTCTGGGGATTCAAACCCAGAAGCCCTCGGCCTTTACATGGCTGAATCACTAAACAAGTATGGAATCCTCTATTGCCACATGGTCGAGCCGAGGATGGTCACATTAGGTGAGAAGTTGGAAACTCCCCAGAGTCTTGTACCTATGAGAAAGGCTTTCAAGGGGACTTTCATAGCAGCCGGAGGCTATGGCAGAGAAGATGGGAACAAAGCTATTGCTAGCGGTTATGCAGACTTAGTTGCTTATGGCCGCTTGTTCCTGGCTAACCCTGATCTGCCTAGGAGATTTGAGCTTAATGCGCCTCTTAACAAGTATGACAGAAACACTTTCTATACACTTGATCCAGTTGTGGGGTACACCGACTACCCTTTTCTTGAGTCTACAGCCTAG
- the LOC131236735 gene encoding putative 12-oxophytodienoate reductase 11 isoform X1 — MSQIPLITPYKMGKFLLSHRVVLAPLTRQRSYGNVPQPHAILCYSQRTTKGGLLIAEATGISDTAQGYPETPGIWTKEQVEAWKPIVDAVHEKGGVFFCQICHVGRVCNYGFQPNGQAPISSTDKPLTPHLHASGVDVAEFSPPRRLRTDEIPQVVHDFRVAARNAIEAGFDGVEIHGAHGYLIDQFLKDQVNDRTDKYGGSLENRCRFALEVVEAVVDEIGADKVGIRLSPFSNYSESGDSNPEALGLYMAESLNKYGILYCHMVEPRMVTLGEKLETPQSLVPMRKAFKGTFIAAGGYGREDGNKAIASGYADLVAYGRLFLANPDLPRRFELNAPLNKYDRNTFYTLDPVVGYTDYPFLESTA, encoded by the exons ATGTCTCAAATTCCTCTCATAACTCCTTACAAGATGGGAAAATTCCTTCTTTCTCACAG AGTAGTTTTGGCACCATTGACGAGGCAAAGATCTTATGGAAATGTCCCTCAACCACATGCCATCTTGTGTTACTCTCAAAGAACCACCAAAGGGGGCCTTTTAATAGCTGAAGCCACTGGTATATCGGACACAGCTCAAGG GTACCCCGAGACACCTGGAATTTGGACGAAAGAGCAGGTGGAAGCCTGGAAACCTATTGTGGATGCTGTTCATGAGAAGGGTGGTGTTTTCTTTTGCCAAATTTGTCATGTGGGGAGGGTTTGTAATTACG GATTTCAGCCCAACGGGCAAGCTCCCATCTCCTCAACTGACAAGCCACTGACACCTCATCTTCATGCCAGTGGTGTCGATGTTGCAGAGTTCTCACCTCCGCGGCGGTTAAGGACAGATGAAATTCCTCAAGTCGTCCACGATTTTAGAGTTGCTGCTAGGAATGCCATAGAAGCAG GTTTTGATGGAGTCGAGATACATGGAGCCCACGGCTACCTAATTGATCAGTTCCTGAAAGATCAAGTTAATGACAGAACCGACAAGTATGGTGGAAGCTTAGAGAACCGTTGCCGTTTTGCTCTAGAAGTAGTCGAGGCCGTCGTTGATGAGATTGGAGCTGATAAAGTCGGCATCAGGCTCTCTCCCTTTTCCAATTACAGCGAGTCTGGGGATTCAAACCCAGAAGCCCTCGGCCTTTACATGGCTGAATCACTAAACAAGTATGGAATCCTCTATTGCCACATGGTCGAGCCGAGGATGGTCACATTAGGTGAGAAGTTGGAAACTCCCCAGAGTCTTGTACCTATGAGAAAGGCTTTCAAGGGGACTTTCATAGCAGCCGGAGGCTATGGCAGAGAAGATGGGAACAAAGCTATTGCTAGCGGTTATGCAGACTTAGTTGCTTATGGCCGCTTGTTCCTGGCTAACCCTGATCTGCCTAGGAGATTTGAGCTTAATGCGCCTCTTAACAAGTATGACAGAAACACTTTCTATACACTTGATCCAGTTGTGGGGTACACCGACTACCCTTTTCTTGAGTCTACAGCCTAG
- the LOC131236735 gene encoding putative 12-oxophytodienoate reductase 11 isoform X3, with translation MSQIPLITPYKMGKFLLSHRYPETPGIWTKEQVEAWKPIVDAVHEKGGVFFCQICHVGRVCNYGFQPNGQAPISSTDKPLTPHLHASGVDVAEFSPPRRLRTDEIPQVVHDFRVAARNAIEAGFDGVEIHGAHGYLIDQFLKDQVNDRTDKYGGSLENRCRFALEVVEAVVDEIGADKVGIRLSPFSNYSESGDSNPEALGLYMAESLNKYGILYCHMVEPRMVTLGEKLETPQSLVPMRKAFKGTFIAAGGYGREDGNKAIASGYADLVAYGRLFLANPDLPRRFELNAPLNKYDRNTFYTLDPVVGYTDYPFLESTA, from the exons ATGTCTCAAATTCCTCTCATAACTCCTTACAAGATGGGAAAATTCCTTCTTTCTCACAG GTACCCCGAGACACCTGGAATTTGGACGAAAGAGCAGGTGGAAGCCTGGAAACCTATTGTGGATGCTGTTCATGAGAAGGGTGGTGTTTTCTTTTGCCAAATTTGTCATGTGGGGAGGGTTTGTAATTACG GATTTCAGCCCAACGGGCAAGCTCCCATCTCCTCAACTGACAAGCCACTGACACCTCATCTTCATGCCAGTGGTGTCGATGTTGCAGAGTTCTCACCTCCGCGGCGGTTAAGGACAGATGAAATTCCTCAAGTCGTCCACGATTTTAGAGTTGCTGCTAGGAATGCCATAGAAGCAG GTTTTGATGGAGTCGAGATACATGGAGCCCACGGCTACCTAATTGATCAGTTCCTGAAAGATCAAGTTAATGACAGAACCGACAAGTATGGTGGAAGCTTAGAGAACCGTTGCCGTTTTGCTCTAGAAGTAGTCGAGGCCGTCGTTGATGAGATTGGAGCTGATAAAGTCGGCATCAGGCTCTCTCCCTTTTCCAATTACAGCGAGTCTGGGGATTCAAACCCAGAAGCCCTCGGCCTTTACATGGCTGAATCACTAAACAAGTATGGAATCCTCTATTGCCACATGGTCGAGCCGAGGATGGTCACATTAGGTGAGAAGTTGGAAACTCCCCAGAGTCTTGTACCTATGAGAAAGGCTTTCAAGGGGACTTTCATAGCAGCCGGAGGCTATGGCAGAGAAGATGGGAACAAAGCTATTGCTAGCGGTTATGCAGACTTAGTTGCTTATGGCCGCTTGTTCCTGGCTAACCCTGATCTGCCTAGGAGATTTGAGCTTAATGCGCCTCTTAACAAGTATGACAGAAACACTTTCTATACACTTGATCCAGTTGTGGGGTACACCGACTACCCTTTTCTTGAGTCTACAGCCTAG